Genomic window (Moraxella haemolytica):
CGAAAATTTCAGAGCGTTATTTACTACCGCCACACTTACCTTCACCACACTTACCTTCACCGCATTTGGCTTCAGCTTTTTTGCTTTTTGTGCTTACACCGCCACACTTACCTTCACCGCATTTGGCTTCAGCTTTTTTAGTTTCGGCTTTTTTGGCTTTCTTTTCAGCACATTTTTTATCAGTTTTGTCGCATTTGACAGTTTTGTTTTGATAGCCTTGTGCCATTGCAGTCATCGCAAATGGGCTAGCACCTGCGATAACCAGTGAGCCAACTAGGGCAGTTTTTGCTAATTTTCTCATAAAATAACTCCAATTGATGCTTTATCATAACTTGTCATCACCTTAAGACCATGTACAGTTACCATAAAGCATGATGCATTTAAAAAACCAAACAAAAACTGCTTGGTAATCATTAGTCGTGAATTTTTGTTAAATCTTACATTTTTATAAAAAATTTTTAAAAAATAAAATACAGCCCAAACTAAATGACGCCATGAATTTGAAAGTAAACCATAGCATTGTTTTTGCTTTTTATGTTGTCATCAAGACAATGAAAAAAGCAGACTTTGATAGCCTACTTTTTGTTTTGGTATTTAAGACTACATTAAATTTGGCTTAGTTAGTGCTAAGGCGATAATAGCAACATAAGCAATCAATGCGATTATTATGCCCGCTCTGCTCTGGATGGCTTGATTGGTGGGGCGAAGTGCTTTTATGGTTGATGAGATTGCCACTATCAACAAGCCAAGCTTAATGATTGCCCAATACTGAACACCCGCCACCTGTAATAACTGCCAAAATAAATACAGCCCACTCATCACCAGTAGCAGATAGACCAAATGACTTAAGCCCTTAAAGGCACGAGATAGCACAAGTTGCCTACCGCTTAACACAAATACCGCCTGATAGCCAAATAACACAAGAGTGATGAGTGCTGTCAGCATATGTAGATGTTTCACAACGCCCCCTTACTTAATTAACTTACGCATAAATGACTTCTAAGATTTCAAACTCAACCAGTCCACTTGGTGTTTGAATCTTAGCTTCATCGCCTTCAGACTTACCAATCAAACCACGAGCAATCGGTGAATTAACCGATATCTTACCTGTTTTAAAGTCCGCCTCATCATCACCAACAATCTTATAACGACGCTCTTCGCCATCATCAATATTCTCAAGAACAACCGTTACCCCAAAGACTACTCGCCCATCTTGTGGTAATTTGGCAGGGTCAATCACTTGAGCACCACCCAATTTCGCCTCAATATCACGAATGCGTGCTTCACACAGCCCTTGTTGTTCTCTGGCAGCGTGATATTCCGCATTTTCTTTTAAATCGCCATGTTCACGAGCCTCAGCAATGGCGTTGGTGATGCGAGGACGATCAACGGTTTTTAGTTGTTTTAGTTCTGCTTCTAATGCCTGATGACCTTCTGGCGTCATTGGGTATCGTTGCATGATAACTCCTTTATATAATCGTTTTTTAATGATGCAAGTACAAAAAATCCTGCTAAAAGTGTATTTAGCAAGACCCTTTTATATCAAGATTTCCAAATTATTCTATCAAGTTTTGACACAAAATACAACAGCCATCAGATAAACAAGAAAATAAACCTAAGAGCTATTTATCAACCATTAAACTCTTAAGAAAAAAACTCAAGCAAAAAACAAAAACGCCACTTAAGGCGTTTTTGTTTTTTGCTTGGTAGATTAGATTAAGCATGCAAGTCTTGCAACTTATACACATCAAAAGGCAGGCTAATCTCATACGCCTTGCAAGATGCCAAAGCAGCGGACATGGTGGTTACATGATAAACTTTACCCTGCAACGCACTACGGCGAATAGAGAATGAATCCTCTTGGGCTTGCTTGCCTTCAGTGGTGTTAATAACAATATCAATCTCGCCATTTTTAATGGCATCAACAATGTGTGGACGACCCTCTGTTACCTTATTGACACGCTCGCACGCAATGCCAACCTCTTCCAAGACCTTTTGAGTGCCGGCTGTCGCCACCAATCTAAAACCATAGCTATGAAGTGATCTGGCTACTTCTGGTGCATATTTCTTATCACTATCTCGCACCGACAAGAAAGCGGTTTTTACCTCTCCTTGAGTTGGCAAGCCAGGCAAGCGTTCATTTGAACCGATGATTGATTTATAGAACGCCTCGGCAAAAGTTTTGCCCACACCCATCACCTCGCCTGTTGATTTCATCTCTGGACTTAAAATTGGATCAAC
Coding sequences:
- a CDS encoding SirB2 family protein, which gives rise to MKHLHMLTALITLVLFGYQAVFVLSGRQLVLSRAFKGLSHLVYLLLVMSGLYLFWQLLQVAGVQYWAIIKLGLLIVAISSTIKALRPTNQAIQSRAGIIIALIAYVAIIALALTKPNLM
- the greA gene encoding transcription elongation factor GreA, with translation MQRYPMTPEGHQALEAELKQLKTVDRPRITNAIAEAREHGDLKENAEYHAAREQQGLCEARIRDIEAKLGGAQVIDPAKLPQDGRVVFGVTVVLENIDDGEERRYKIVGDDEADFKTGKISVNSPIARGLIGKSEGDEAKIQTPSGLVEFEILEVIYA